A portion of the Pseudoxanthomonas sp. JBR18 genome contains these proteins:
- a CDS encoding OsmC family protein, producing the protein MASDPITVVLEQTGDYAFHVRFEGLEAELHTDESPPLGRGEGPNPARLLLAAIANCLSASLVFALRKFHNTPGPLRATITAVPVRNAQRRVRIPQAQVVLELPGLNADYQHLERVLDTFEDFCTVTQSVRDGMDVEVTVRDAAGHVLHGQAQAGEAGA; encoded by the coding sequence ATGGCATCCGACCCGATCACCGTGGTGCTGGAACAAACCGGCGACTACGCCTTCCACGTGCGTTTTGAAGGGCTAGAGGCGGAGCTGCACACCGACGAATCCCCGCCGCTCGGACGCGGTGAAGGGCCCAATCCCGCGCGCCTGCTGCTGGCGGCCATCGCCAACTGCCTGTCGGCCAGCCTGGTGTTCGCCTTGCGCAAGTTCCACAACACGCCCGGGCCGCTGCGCGCCACCATCACCGCCGTGCCGGTGCGCAACGCACAGAGGCGCGTGCGGATTCCGCAGGCGCAGGTCGTCCTGGAGCTGCCGGGCCTCAATGCGGACTACCAGCACCTGGAGCGGGTGCTGGACACCTTCGAGGACTTCTGCACGGTCACCCAGAGCGTGCGTGACGGCATGGACGTGGAGGTCACCGTGCGCGATGCCGCCGGCCATGTCTTGCACGGCCAGGCGCAGGCGGGGGAGGCCGGGGCATGA
- the trxC gene encoding thioredoxin TrxC, with product MNAAQALLVACPHCHARNRVPAARLAQAPTCGRCHQALFTGHPVALDAAHFDTHARDSDLPLLVDFWADWCGPCKMMAPHFEAAAAQLEPRLRLAKVDTEANRTLGARFGIRSIPTMALFLHGRELGRQSGAMQAADIVRWARATAGI from the coding sequence ATGAACGCGGCGCAGGCACTGCTGGTCGCCTGCCCCCACTGCCACGCACGCAACCGCGTTCCCGCCGCGCGGCTGGCGCAGGCCCCCACCTGCGGACGTTGCCACCAGGCGCTGTTCACCGGGCATCCGGTCGCGCTGGATGCCGCGCATTTCGACACCCATGCGCGCGACAGCGACCTGCCGCTGCTGGTGGATTTCTGGGCCGACTGGTGCGGGCCATGCAAGATGATGGCGCCGCACTTCGAGGCGGCCGCCGCGCAGCTGGAGCCACGCCTGCGCCTGGCCAAGGTCGATACCGAGGCCAATCGCACGCTGGGTGCGCGCTTCGGCATCCGCAGCATCCCGACCATGGCGCTGTTCCTGCACGGGCGCGAGCTGGGGCGTCAGTCCGGCGCCATGCAGGCCGCCGACATCGTGCGCTGGGCGCGGGCGACGGCCGGGATCTGA